In Oryzihumus leptocrescens, the following are encoded in one genomic region:
- a CDS encoding NAD(P)/FAD-dependent oxidoreductase has protein sequence MKPTSSRPSVAVVGAGVSGLTAAYLLNRTHDVTLFEAQDRLGGHAHTHDVTASDGSHHAVDTGFIVHNDRTYPLLRRLFGELDVPVRSTEMSMSIRCEGCGLEYAGGRGAKGLLAQPGRVLDPTFLRLLGQVKRFHRRASAFLDTSSEGDLTTYGEFLRREGFSDYFITHYAVPVVSCVWSSGQETALLYPARYLFRFLDHHGMLSVTGSPQWYTVAGGSRTYVERIGAQLPAVRVSAGVRDLTRWSTGVTVVDTTGERHGFDKVVIATHADEALAMLTDPTDDEVSTLKAFTYSRNETVLHTDASILPSARQARASWNYLMTSCTDLHDSTVVTYWMNRLQGHTSPDQHLVTLNARERVDPSRILAVMDYEHPIYTPEAVAAQGSLAGLASDTTVYAGAYHGWGFHEDGCRSGVEAARHFGVDW, from the coding sequence ATGAAGCCGACGTCGTCGCGCCCCTCCGTGGCGGTGGTGGGCGCCGGCGTGTCGGGCCTCACCGCGGCCTACCTGCTCAACCGGACCCATGACGTCACGCTGTTCGAGGCGCAGGACCGTCTCGGTGGCCACGCCCACACCCACGACGTCACCGCCAGCGACGGCAGCCACCACGCCGTCGACACCGGGTTCATCGTCCACAACGACCGCACCTACCCGCTGCTGCGGCGCCTGTTCGGCGAGCTGGACGTGCCGGTGCGCTCCACCGAGATGAGCATGAGCATCAGGTGCGAGGGCTGCGGGCTGGAGTACGCCGGCGGCCGCGGCGCCAAGGGCCTCCTCGCCCAGCCTGGCCGGGTCCTGGACCCCACGTTCCTGCGCCTGCTGGGCCAGGTGAAGCGGTTCCACCGCCGGGCGAGCGCGTTCCTGGACACGAGCAGCGAAGGCGACCTCACGACATACGGGGAGTTCCTGCGGCGCGAGGGCTTCTCGGACTACTTCATCACCCACTACGCGGTGCCCGTCGTCTCCTGCGTCTGGTCCTCGGGCCAGGAGACCGCGCTGCTCTACCCCGCGCGCTACCTGTTCCGGTTCCTGGACCACCACGGCATGCTCAGCGTCACCGGCTCGCCGCAGTGGTACACCGTCGCCGGCGGCTCCCGCACCTACGTCGAGCGGATCGGCGCGCAGCTGCCTGCCGTGCGCGTCAGCGCCGGGGTGCGCGACCTGACCCGCTGGTCCACCGGCGTCACCGTGGTCGACACCACCGGTGAGCGGCACGGGTTCGACAAGGTCGTCATCGCCACCCACGCCGACGAGGCGCTGGCGATGCTCACCGACCCGACCGACGACGAGGTCAGCACGCTCAAGGCGTTCACCTACTCCCGCAACGAGACCGTCCTGCACACCGACGCCTCGATCCTCCCGTCGGCACGCCAGGCCCGGGCCTCGTGGAACTACCTCATGACCTCGTGCACCGACCTGCACGACTCCACCGTGGTGACCTACTGGATGAACCGGCTGCAGGGGCACACCTCTCCGGACCAGCACCTGGTCACGCTCAACGCGCGCGAGCGGGTCGACCCGTCGAGAATCCTGGCCGTGATGGACTACGAGCACCCCATCTACACCCCCGAGGCGGTGGCGGCCCAGGGCTCGCTCGCCGGCCTCGCCAGCGACACCACCGTCTACGCCGGGGCCTACCACGGCTGGGGCTTCCACGAGGACGGCTGCCGCTCGGGGGTGGAGGCGGCGCGGCACTTCGGGGTCGACTGGTGA
- a CDS encoding SAM-dependent methyltransferase, with protein MTTVAPTSLRWPALETVPTAPVHARVARVLFERAVGLVPVRATYPDGRVVGGGGPDSPVFELVNPEAFFARIGKDTKIGFGEAFMAGDWRPGPGTDLADLLAPFAAKLSQLIPEWLQRFRTIVDERLPHHEENTLEGSRENIHRHYDLSNDLFAAFLDPTMSYSSAWFEDGDDLEAAQLRKIDGMLDYAGVGEGTRVLEIGTGWGALALRAAQRGARVLTITLSEEQAELARERIAAAGMTDRVEVRLQDYREVQGQFDAIVSVEMIEAVGEKYWPTYFSTIDRLLAPGGRVAIQSITMAHERMRATRRSYSWIQKYIFPGGIIPSLQAIDETLARHTSLRVAQRRELGWHYAETLKQWRGRFLAEWDHVRTLGFDDTFRSMWEFYLAYCEAGFRTGYLGVSQLQMVRP; from the coding sequence ATGACCACCGTCGCCCCCACGTCCCTGCGCTGGCCCGCGCTGGAGACGGTGCCCACCGCCCCGGTCCACGCCCGCGTCGCCCGCGTCCTGTTCGAGCGTGCCGTCGGCCTCGTGCCGGTCCGTGCCACCTACCCCGACGGCCGGGTCGTCGGTGGCGGCGGGCCCGACTCGCCGGTCTTCGAGCTGGTGAACCCGGAGGCGTTCTTCGCCCGGATCGGCAAGGACACCAAGATCGGCTTCGGCGAGGCCTTCATGGCCGGCGACTGGCGCCCGGGTCCGGGCACCGACCTGGCCGACCTTCTGGCGCCGTTCGCGGCCAAGCTGAGCCAGCTCATCCCCGAGTGGCTGCAGCGGTTCCGCACCATCGTCGACGAGCGGTTGCCGCACCACGAGGAGAACACCCTCGAGGGCTCCCGGGAGAACATCCACCGGCACTACGACCTGAGCAACGACCTGTTCGCGGCGTTCCTCGACCCGACGATGAGCTACTCCTCGGCATGGTTCGAGGACGGCGACGACCTCGAGGCCGCCCAGCTGCGCAAGATCGACGGCATGCTCGACTACGCCGGGGTCGGCGAGGGCACGCGGGTCCTCGAGATCGGCACCGGCTGGGGCGCGCTGGCCCTTCGCGCCGCGCAGCGCGGCGCCCGGGTGCTGACCATCACCCTGTCGGAGGAGCAGGCCGAGCTCGCCCGCGAGCGCATCGCCGCCGCCGGGATGACCGACCGGGTCGAGGTGCGCCTCCAGGACTACCGCGAGGTCCAGGGCCAGTTCGACGCCATCGTCAGCGTCGAGATGATCGAGGCCGTCGGCGAGAAGTACTGGCCGACCTACTTCTCCACGATCGACCGACTCCTGGCCCCCGGCGGCCGGGTCGCGATCCAGTCGATCACCATGGCGCACGAGCGGATGCGGGCCACGCGGCGCAGCTACTCCTGGATCCAGAAGTACATCTTCCCCGGCGGGATCATCCCGTCCCTGCAGGCGATCGACGAGACCCTGGCCAGGCACACCAGCCTGCGGGTCGCGCAGCGCCGCGAGCTCGGGTGGCACTACGCCGAGACCCTGAAGCAGTGGCGCGGCCGGTTCCTCGCCGAGTGGGACCACGTCCGCACGCTCGGCTTCGACGACACGTTCCGCTCGATGTGGGAGTTCTACCTGGCCTACTGCGAGGCCGGCTTCCGCACCGGCTACCTGGGCGTCAGCCAGCTGCAGATGGTCCGCCCGTAG
- a CDS encoding MATE family efflux transporter: protein MPVALRRRTPAVAETTPGREIARIAVPVSLEFVLNLVLNFVNQVVVGTLGATAIAAVGFANSLVFILVLTLGALGASVSILVARAHGADRRHDMNTTVSTALVVAAVLAALCSLGPLLLSHDLLRATGASATVAHAGAGYFQLMGLALAPAVLSMLLSGVLRSTGHARAPMLATSGTVVLNAAIGYALVTGAGPLPQLGVAGAGVATLVTNLLKLVILTAQVYAVHRVVRWEPPTFRGGWQPVLRPLLVLALPLGVTELFWTGGTFLYNVVFQKLGDRALAAAQIAATLEGVFIVGSLGLMSATTALVGRSVGQGDADAALAWVRRIKAAGIRTGIGFGLLFACCAFLLQPLYGHAGPQVRAAAAVGILINAAFQVVKVRNMIIGAGVLPSGDDARGVILGDAGGAFLVGLPLAVLLGLHSPLGIAGVFLARVVEEVAKLIIFTWRERRLDWSGLAAGAPAPVPPAAPVADADVVAAQEVSEVAELASR, encoded by the coding sequence ATGCCTGTTGCCCTGCGCCGCCGTACGCCCGCGGTCGCCGAGACCACCCCCGGCCGGGAGATCGCCCGCATCGCGGTGCCGGTGAGCCTGGAGTTCGTGCTCAACCTGGTCCTCAACTTCGTCAACCAGGTGGTCGTGGGCACCCTGGGCGCGACTGCCATCGCCGCGGTCGGCTTCGCCAACAGCCTGGTGTTCATCCTCGTGCTCACCCTCGGCGCCCTGGGGGCGTCGGTGAGCATCCTGGTCGCCCGGGCGCACGGCGCGGACCGCCGCCACGACATGAACACCACGGTGTCCACCGCCCTGGTCGTCGCCGCCGTCCTGGCGGCGCTGTGCTCCCTCGGCCCGCTCCTGCTCTCCCACGACCTGCTCCGCGCGACCGGCGCGTCGGCGACCGTGGCCCACGCCGGTGCCGGCTACTTCCAGCTCATGGGCCTGGCCCTGGCCCCGGCCGTCCTGAGCATGCTGCTCAGCGGCGTCCTGCGCTCCACCGGCCACGCCCGCGCGCCGATGCTGGCCACCTCCGGCACCGTCGTGCTCAACGCTGCGATCGGCTACGCGCTGGTCACCGGCGCCGGACCGCTGCCGCAGCTCGGCGTCGCCGGGGCCGGGGTGGCGACGCTGGTCACCAACCTGCTCAAGCTCGTCATCCTCACCGCCCAGGTGTATGCCGTGCACCGGGTCGTGCGCTGGGAGCCCCCGACCTTCCGTGGTGGGTGGCAGCCGGTGCTGCGACCCCTGCTCGTCCTCGCCCTGCCGCTGGGGGTGACCGAGCTGTTCTGGACCGGCGGGACCTTCCTCTACAACGTCGTCTTCCAGAAGCTCGGCGACCGGGCCCTGGCCGCGGCGCAGATCGCCGCCACGCTCGAGGGCGTCTTCATCGTCGGCAGCCTGGGCCTCATGAGCGCCACGACCGCCCTGGTCGGCCGCTCCGTCGGGCAGGGCGACGCCGACGCCGCTCTCGCCTGGGTGCGCCGGATCAAGGCGGCGGGCATCCGCACCGGCATCGGCTTCGGGCTGCTCTTCGCGTGCTGCGCGTTCCTGCTGCAGCCGCTCTATGGCCACGCCGGCCCGCAGGTCCGCGCCGCCGCCGCGGTCGGCATCCTCATCAACGCCGCGTTCCAGGTGGTCAAGGTCCGCAACATGATCATCGGCGCCGGCGTGCTGCCCAGCGGTGACGACGCCCGGGGCGTGATCCTCGGGGACGCCGGCGGCGCGTTCCTCGTCGGGCTGCCGCTCGCGGTGCTGCTCGGCCTGCACTCCCCGCTGGGGATCGCCGGCGTCTTCCTCGCCCGGGTCGTGGAGGAGGTCGCCAAGCTCATCATCTTCACGTGGCGCGAGCGCCGCCTCGACTGGTCCGGTCTGGCCGCCGGGGCCCCCGCGCCGGTCCCGCCGGCCGCGCCGGTGGCGGACGCCGACGTGGTCGCCGCCCAGGAGGTCAGCGAGGTGGCCGAGCTGGCCTCTCGCTGA
- a CDS encoding citrate synthase, translating into MPTPDPRDQLTSRQVADRLGVRLETVYAYASRGLLTSTRAPSGRGSVFDRAEVDALRDRGRRDRPAGTPSWRGPVVDTDTTLIEGGHLWFRGVDAVDLAGSLRFEHAASWLWTGEVDPGLFQAPDIPLRAATRAVRSLPDTADLVGRLRVAVAAAGAVDPRRYDTRGPAAIGTAGGLVTLMVDSLPRLGEAPEPDAPLARRLWAALSPMPPTTQLLRCLDAALVLLMDHGLAVSTVAARTAASVRAHPYAVVATGLSAMEGPLHGAASTLAHSTLRDVLETGAAAVVADHLRTDRPVPGFGHQLYPDGDPRASALLALLASERSAKAVTAAVRDLTAEVGDQPNVDLALAALAVTADMPRTAGEVVFAIARSVGWVAHALEEYDETPLRFRGHGRYRGPQPPQPVPTA; encoded by the coding sequence ATGCCGACCCCGGACCCCCGCGACCAGCTCACCTCCCGCCAGGTGGCCGACCGGCTCGGCGTGCGGCTGGAGACCGTCTACGCCTACGCCAGCCGCGGCCTGCTGACGAGCACCCGCGCCCCCAGCGGCCGCGGCAGCGTCTTCGACCGGGCCGAGGTCGACGCCCTGCGGGACCGGGGCCGCCGGGACCGGCCGGCCGGCACCCCGTCCTGGCGCGGGCCCGTCGTCGACACCGACACCACGCTCATCGAGGGCGGGCACCTCTGGTTCCGCGGGGTCGACGCCGTCGACCTGGCCGGGAGCCTGCGGTTCGAGCACGCCGCGTCGTGGCTGTGGACCGGCGAGGTCGACCCCGGCCTCTTCCAGGCACCGGACATCCCGCTGCGGGCGGCCACCCGCGCGGTCCGGTCACTGCCTGACACCGCGGACCTCGTGGGCCGGCTGCGGGTCGCCGTGGCCGCGGCGGGTGCGGTCGACCCCCGCCGCTACGACACCCGTGGGCCTGCCGCGATCGGCACCGCCGGCGGGCTGGTGACGCTGATGGTCGACTCGCTGCCCCGGCTCGGCGAGGCCCCGGAGCCGGACGCTCCCCTGGCCCGCCGGCTCTGGGCCGCGCTGTCCCCCATGCCGCCCACCACGCAGCTGCTCCGCTGCCTCGACGCCGCCCTGGTCCTGCTGATGGACCACGGCCTCGCCGTCTCGACCGTCGCCGCCCGGACCGCGGCCTCGGTGCGGGCCCACCCCTACGCCGTCGTGGCCACCGGGCTGTCCGCGATGGAGGGGCCGCTGCACGGCGCGGCGAGCACGCTGGCCCACAGCACCCTGCGCGACGTGCTCGAGACCGGCGCCGCGGCCGTGGTCGCCGACCACCTGCGCACCGACCGGCCCGTGCCCGGCTTCGGCCACCAGCTCTACCCCGACGGCGACCCGCGCGCGAGCGCCCTGCTGGCCCTGCTGGCCTCCGAGCGCAGCGCGAAGGCGGTCACCGCCGCGGTGCGCGACCTCACCGCCGAGGTGGGCGACCAGCCCAACGTCGACCTCGCCCTCGCCGCCCTCGCGGTGACCGCCGACATGCCCCGCACGGCCGGAGAGGTCGTCTTCGCCATCGCCCGCTCCGTCGGCTGGGTGGCCCACGCCCTGGAGGAGTACGACGAGACGCCGCTGCGGTTCCGGGGGCATGGTCGCTACCGCGGCCCGCAGCCCCCGCAGCCGGTGCCCACCGCCTGA
- a CDS encoding DUF1365 domain-containing protein, whose product MTPALPALPALVEGFVSHSRKGPVRHAFRYGVYQWLVDLDDLPRMPRWLRPFASFRSADHLGDPARSIKDNVVAFAAGEGVDLTGGRVLMLANARVLGHVFDPLSVHWCLDASGHLACVLAEVHNTYGERHAYLLRPDDGGTAWTDKELYVSPFYDVSGRYQLTFTLTPDQVATTVVLHRDGEVAFGATFRGTPHPATPRRLVGQVLRRPLMPQQVTALIRLHGVWLWLRRLPVAPRPRHRAQEGV is encoded by the coding sequence GTGACCCCGGCACTCCCCGCGCTGCCGGCGCTGGTCGAGGGCTTCGTCTCGCACTCGCGCAAGGGCCCGGTGCGCCACGCCTTCCGGTACGGGGTCTACCAGTGGCTGGTCGACCTGGACGACCTCCCCCGTATGCCGCGCTGGCTGCGCCCGTTCGCCTCGTTCCGGTCCGCCGACCACCTCGGTGACCCGGCCCGCAGCATCAAGGACAACGTCGTCGCCTTCGCCGCCGGCGAGGGCGTGGACCTGACCGGCGGGCGGGTGCTCATGCTCGCCAACGCCCGGGTCCTCGGCCACGTCTTCGACCCGCTGTCGGTGCACTGGTGCCTGGACGCCTCCGGCCACCTGGCCTGCGTCCTCGCCGAGGTGCACAACACGTACGGCGAGCGCCACGCCTACCTCCTGCGCCCGGACGACGGTGGCACCGCGTGGACCGACAAGGAGCTCTACGTCTCCCCGTTCTACGACGTGTCCGGCCGCTACCAGCTCACGTTCACGCTGACCCCCGACCAGGTGGCCACCACCGTCGTGCTCCACCGCGACGGCGAGGTCGCCTTCGGCGCCACGTTCCGCGGCACACCGCACCCGGCCACGCCGCGACGGCTGGTGGGCCAGGTGCTGCGCCGGCCGCTGATGCCCCAGCAGGTCACGGCCCTGATCCGGCTGCACGGGGTCTGGCTGTGGCTGCGCCGACTGCCCGTTGCCCCCCGCCCGCGCCACCGCGCCCAGGAAGGTGTCTGA
- a CDS encoding citrate/2-methylcitrate synthase codes for MTALQDELVEVPRGLKGVVVTDTALGTVRGRQGFYHYRQYSAVELAERRSLEDVWHLQLEGRLPDAHERARFAAEVAAARHLPQDLWDALPLVAASGDPMTGLRTAVSWLGAARGMRPVYDLTPAERRADAVALAAPVPTILAALHRLAAGLDPVPPRDDLGHAANYLWMITGQQPEPAAARAVEQYLVLTVDHGFNASTFTARVIASTGADVAACVVGALGALSGPLHGGAPSRALDTLDAIGSADRIDPWVRAAVESGDRIMGFGHPIYRTEDPRSRMLKGVARGLATGRPEAERLVAFAEEVEHGVLSVLAELKPGRELHTNVEFYAGVVMELCGLPRAMFTPTFAVARVIGWSANVLEQALDSKIIRPSSRYVGPPPPQPVPSA; via the coding sequence ATGACCGCGCTGCAGGACGAGCTGGTCGAGGTCCCCCGGGGGCTCAAGGGCGTGGTGGTGACCGACACCGCCCTGGGCACGGTGCGCGGGCGCCAGGGGTTCTACCACTACCGGCAGTACTCGGCCGTCGAGCTGGCCGAGCGCCGCTCGCTCGAGGACGTCTGGCACCTCCAGCTCGAGGGCCGGCTGCCCGACGCGCACGAGCGGGCCCGGTTCGCGGCCGAGGTCGCGGCGGCGCGTCACCTGCCGCAGGACCTGTGGGACGCGCTGCCCCTGGTCGCCGCCAGCGGGGACCCGATGACCGGGCTGCGCACCGCCGTGTCCTGGCTCGGGGCGGCCCGGGGGATGCGCCCGGTGTACGACCTCACCCCCGCCGAGCGCCGCGCCGACGCCGTGGCGCTCGCCGCGCCCGTGCCCACGATCCTCGCGGCGCTGCACCGGCTCGCCGCCGGCCTGGACCCGGTGCCCCCGCGCGACGACCTGGGGCACGCGGCGAACTACCTGTGGATGATCACCGGGCAGCAGCCGGAGCCGGCCGCGGCGCGGGCGGTGGAGCAGTACCTCGTGCTCACCGTCGACCACGGCTTCAACGCCTCGACGTTCACAGCGCGGGTCATCGCCTCGACCGGGGCCGACGTCGCCGCGTGCGTGGTCGGGGCGCTCGGTGCGCTGTCCGGGCCGCTGCACGGCGGGGCGCCGAGCCGCGCCCTGGACACGCTGGACGCCATCGGGTCGGCCGACCGGATCGACCCGTGGGTGCGGGCCGCGGTGGAGTCCGGCGACCGGATCATGGGCTTCGGTCACCCGATCTACCGCACCGAGGACCCGCGCTCGCGGATGCTCAAGGGCGTCGCCCGCGGGCTGGCGACCGGCCGGCCGGAGGCCGAGCGCCTCGTCGCGTTCGCCGAGGAGGTCGAGCACGGGGTGCTGTCCGTCCTGGCCGAGCTCAAGCCCGGCCGCGAGCTGCACACCAACGTCGAGTTCTACGCCGGTGTGGTGATGGAGCTGTGCGGCCTGCCGCGGGCGATGTTCACGCCGACCTTCGCCGTCGCGCGGGTCATCGGCTGGAGCGCCAACGTGCTCGAGCAGGCCCTGGACAGCAAGATCATCCGGCCCTCCTCGCGCTACGTCGGCCCGCCGCCCCCGCAGCCCGTGCCTTCGGCCTGA